CGGGGAACGCCCGCACCGCCACAGCATCACGCCGCACCACAGCGCCCACCCGACGTGCAGGCTCGGCATCGCCGCGTACTGGTTGGTCATCCCGCCGAGCCCGCGCGGCGCGCTCGCCTCGCCGCCCCACCAGCCGAAGTTGCTGTACTGCGCCATGGTGTCGACGAAGCCGTACCCCTTGTCCAGCAGCCGGGGCGGGCAGGTCGGCAGGAGCGTGAAGCCGATCAGGCCGATCATGGTGGAGATCATCAGCCACGCGCGTGCGGCCCGGTAGTGGACCGCGCGGCTGCGGAAGAGCCAGATGAGCACGGCGGGCGTGACGAGGTAGTGCAGCGAGGCGTACCAGAAGTCCGCGGGGACACCGATCCAGGCGTTGGCGGTGAACAGGCGGTTCAGGGGGCTCTCCGCGTCGATGCGCAGGAACTGCTCGGCCTTGAGGATCCCCACGCCGTGGTCGATCGCGCTGGCCACGTCGCCCCGCACGATCAGCCGGCCCGCTGAGTACGCGGCGTACACCAGCACGATCAGCGGCAGCTCGGTCCACCAGCGGAGCCGGTGCCCGGTTATGCCCGTGGTGCCCGGCACGTCGGTCTTCGGCATCCGGAGGGTCCCCCATCGTCTCTGTTCATGCGGCATATACCGCGGCCTCACTTTACGGCTCACGCCAGGGTGGTCGAGGCATCCCCCGGTCGTCTTAGACGCAGAGATCGGCGACGGGGTTGCCAGGCAGGGCCGGTGGGCTGCCGCGGGTGGGTGATGATGGAGGGGGCAGTCGCCCGCTGTCCGTAAAAAGCATCAAAAGTGTCTCCGGCACTCATGGCCGGAACGGCATGTGTACGACTTGGAGAGATCCCCATGGCACCCCGCATCCTGCTGGCCAGGCACGGACAGACGGAGTGGTCGCTGTCCGGGAAGCACACCGGCAGGACCGACATCCCCCTCCTCGAAGAGGGCCGGCGCGGCGCGAAGCTCCTGGGCGAGCGGCTGCACCGCGCGCCCTATGACGGCCTCCCGGATGTCGAGGTGCGCACGAGTCCGCTCTCCCGCGCGCGGGAGACCTGCGAGATCGCCGGCTTCGGCGACCGCGCCACCGAGTGGGACGCGCTCATGGAGTTCGACTACGGCGCGTACGACGGGATGACCCCCGCCGACATCCAGGCGGTCCGCCCCGGCTGGTTCATCTGGCGCGACGGTGTGCCCGAGGGCGAGACCCTGGCGCAGGTCTCCGCGCGCGCGGACGAGGTCGTGGAGTGGGCCAGGAGCACCGACCGCGACGTGCTGGTCTTCGCGCACGGCCACATCCTGCGGGTCATCGGGGCGCGCTGGCTCGGCTTCGGCATCGAGTTCGCCGCCCGCATCCGCCTCAACCCGACGTCCCTCTCGGTCCTCGGCTGGGCCTACGGAGAGCCCGCCATCGAGGCGTGGAACGAGACGGGCCACCTGGCGTAGACGCCGCGGTCTCACCCCGCGCGCGACAGTCCGGCGTGCGCCTCCAGGAACTCGCCCACCCTCGTGGCGCTGCGGTGCGGCAGGAGCAGCCGCGCCGTCGTGGCCAGCATCGACTGGATACGTGAGGACTGCACCTCGCCGAGGAGTGCGAGGACCCGCAGTCCCGCCTCGGCGGCCTCGTCGGGACAGCCCGAGCGGGCCAGGTCGTCGGCGAGCTCCGCCGTGTACAGCGCGATGTTCCGCGTGAACTGCGGGGTCTGCGAGGACGCGACGGACGCGGCGAGCCGGGCGTGGCCCGCGGCCCGGCCCCACTCGCCGAGCGCCGACCAGCACTGCGCCTCCAGGCCGGCCAGCTCGGCCGGGCCGTAGAAGCTCATCCACTCCGGATCATCGTCCCCGGCGCCCCGGTCGTAGAGGCCGTGGGCGCGGGACAGCGCCTGCTCGCAGCCCGCGCGGTCGCCGAGTCCCGCCCAGCCCCCCGCCTCGCGCAGCGCGATGAGGGAGCTCAGCCGGTGCGAGCCGAGGTGCCGGGCGGCCCGGGTGGCGGCCTGCGCGGCCCGCACCGCCTCCCTCGGACGCCCGGCGTCGCGTGCCAGGAACGCCGTGTTGCAGAAGGCGTGCGCCTCCAGGGCGGCGTCTCCGTAGACGCGGGCCGTCGCGAGGGCCTCCGCGTAGTGCGAGCGGGCGTCGTCGAAGCGGCCCGAGTCGTGCGCCAGCCAGCCCACGGAGATCGCCAGTTCACCGGCGCCCGCGTGCAGCCGGTCCGAGGTGGACTGCCGGACCGTGGTCCCCGCGTCGAGCAGGGTGTAGGCGGTGCGCAGGGGGGCGGCGGCGCGCCGGTAGAGGCCGTCGGCGCCGTGCCGGTCGTCGAGCAGCCTGATCCTGCGTACGGCCTCCTCGACCGCGTGGACCTCTGTCTCGCCGATCCGGCGGCCGTGCCGGGCGGCTGCCTCGGCGGGGTCGCCGAGGGTGAGGCCGATGGGCCCGAGGGCCGCGGCCGCGGTGGCCGTCGAGCCGGTCATGAACGCGCGACGCCGCACGTCGCTCTCCTCGTGGGTCTGGACCGCGTACGGATCGCAGGCGCGGGGGTCGGACCCGGACGGATGGGACTCGTACAACTGGATCGTGGTCGGTGGTGGGAACTGCGTGGGCTCCGGCGCGGTGCGCGCCCCTCTGCCGCGCACCAGCGCGCGAGGGGCGAACCCCAGGTCCGCCAGGGTCCGGCCCGGGAACATGTGCAGGAACACCCGCTCGTAGGCGTAGTTGGGGCAACGGATCTCGCCCGCCTCCACGCGCCCTACGTAGCGCGCGTCGCAGCTGACCCGCTCGCCGATCTCGCGGGCGGCCCGCCGGACCGCCGCCGCGAACTCGCCGGGCGAGCGCTGTCCGCGGAGCTGCCGGAAAGCAAGGTTCGGTCGTTTGGACTGAGTTGACGATGTCATCGGTGACGACGCCATGGCCGGACCCTCTCGTGCGGATCGTGCCGGATCGTGCACGCTCGCGCACGGGACGCCGCGCCCGCGCACGGGATCTCGCGGGGCTGCCCCTGTTCCGGCGGAGCACGAACGTACCGGCTGTGACGGGTCCGCCACACAGGGTTTGGCTACAAAACGGATATCTCACCCGTGATCCGCCATGAACTGCCATCCTTTGCGGCGGCGCGCCGCAGTGCCTGTTGACGCCTCGCCGCGTTGAACCTTGACGAGCGGGAGCAGGGCGGCTGCCGCACGGGCGAGGAGGGTTTCCTTGTTGGAGATCGGCACGGAGAACAACGACTCCCGTACGGGGCGCGGCGCGAGCGGCCCGCCCCCGACGTCCCCGGCGTCCCGGGTACCCGTACCCCAGGCATCCCGCACGACGGCACGGCACTGGCCCACCCCCGAGGGCAGCGCCCCGCCCCCCGGCGAGGAGCCCTGCGACGACGAGTGCTGCGACCTCGTCACCGTCCCCGCCAGACAGGGGCTCGAAGCGGTCGACATCCTGCGCCGCGGCGCGGCCGACACGATCGGCCCCGTCCTGCACGACGGGGGCTGCGACACCCTCGGCTTCCTCGTGCCGCCCGGCACCGCGGACGGCTGGGACCTGCCGGGCAGTGCGTGTACGCAGACGTTCGGGCGCGGCATGAGCGTGTACGCGGACCCCGAGCCGGGACCCGCGGGCCCCGTCGTCCCCGACCCGCCGGTCGCGGGCACCGGCTGGCTGCTCCCGCCGGACGGCGAGACGGACCCGGTGACGGACCCGGCGGTGCTGCGGGCGGCGCTGGGCCAAGCGGCCCGCACGATCGAAGCAGCAGACAACTGCCGCTGACCCCCGCCCCAAGGCCCCCGCCCAGTCAGTTGGCCGAACCCCGTCCGCGCACCACGCCAAGGCCCGCCTGCCGCCCGCAGCGCCCACGCCCCCGATCCCCCCACCCCACAGCAGGCCCAAGCGCCCCCCTGCGTCGATAATGGGCTGATGGCAAGGAACAAGCGGGCCCGGGAAGTGCGGGGAGCCGTTGTGGAGGAAGTGGACGGGGGGCTCGCCGAGCTCATACCGGATCGGGACCGGGCGCGCGCCTGGACGTTGCTCGTCGACGGGGCGCCGCAGTCCCACGTCGACCTCGACGACCCCGCGTACCTCGACTTCGAGTACCAGCGCAGGATCGGGCACATCGCCGACCTCGTCGCCCCGCCCGGCAAGCCCGTGCACGCCCTGCACCTCGGCGGCGGCGCCTTCACCCTCGCCCGCTACGTCGCCGCGACCCGCCCCCGCTCCACCCAGCAGATCGTCGAGCGCGACACCGCCCTCGTCCAACTCGTCCGGCGCGAACTCCCCTTGGACCCGCAGACGCGCATCCGCGTGCGCGGCACCGACGCCCGCGAAGGCCTCGCCAAGGTCGCCGACGGATGGGCCGACCTCGTCATCGCCGACGTCTTCAGCGGGGCCCGCACCCCCGCCCACCTCACCAGCACCGAGTTCCTCGCCGATGTCCGCAGGGTGTTGAAGCCCGGCGGGTACTACGCGGCCAACCTCGCCGACGGCCCCCCGCTCGCGCACCTGCGCGGCCAGCTCGCCACCGCCGCGGCGCTCTTCCCCGAACTCGCCCTCGCCGCCGACCCCGCCGTCCTGCGCGGCAAACGCTTCGGCAACGCCGTGCTGCTCGCGTCCGACCGGGCGCTGCCCATCGCCGAACTGACCCGGCGCTGCGCCGGCGACCCCCACCCCGGCCGGGTCGAACACGGCCGGGGGCTCCTCGACTTCAGCGGGGGAGCGGCGGCCGTCACCGACGCCGCGGCCGTCGCGTCACCGGCACCGCCACCGTCGGTCTTCCGTTGACGGGACCGGCGACAGGGCGGAGTCGCCGCGTTCAGTACTTGTCGATCTCGACTCGTGGCTCCGTGTCATGCCACGTGCAGAACACCGACACCCTCGCCGCGCCGCCCGTGAACTCCACGCGGATCCATTTGTCCTGCTTCCACGTCTGGACCGACCAGCCCGCCGCCGGGGTCGCCGAGACCAGCGTCGCCGAGCTCTTGCCCAGGTCGAAGGCCACCCGGCCGCCGGGGGTGTTGTAGCTCTTCACCGTGCCGATGCCCGCACCGGCACCGGAGTCCGTCGGGTCGGGGGAGGGCGGCTGCTCGGAGTGGGTTCCGGATGCCGTGGGGGATTTCGACGGCTTCGACGGGGTCCGTGACGTCGTGGGCTTCTTCGACGGCGAGGACTCCGGGCGGTGCGTCGAGGAGGCGAGCGGCTCCGCGTGGTCCGGACCGCCGCCGTCGTCCGCGGCCAGCGGCAGGGCGCGCGGCGGGTCGTAGGCCGTGCCCGCCATCACCGTGTGGACGCCCCACCAGGACAGCGTGACCGCCGCACCCGTGGCGAGCGACCATGCGATTCCGTGTACGAGTCCTCTGTGCATCGCGGGCCATACTGCACCACGTCGCACACGCCTGTCCCGCAGGGCACCCGGCACCCCACGTCCCGACGGGCGCGCTTCCCGGGGAAGACCACGTTCCGCCGTATGGCGTACGGTGCCGCCCATGGCAAGTGTGCTCGTCGTCGAGGATGACCAGTTCGTACGCTCCGCTCTCATCCGGCATCTGACCGAGGCATCGCACACCGTGCGCAGCGTCGGCACCGCCCTGGAGGCGCTGCGGGAGGTCGCCCATTTCCGTTTTGACGTGGTGATCCTGGATCTCGGGCTGCCCGACCTCGACGGGTCTGAGGCGCTGAAGATGCTCCGCGGCATCACGGACGTCCCCGTGATCATCGCGACCGCGCGGGACGACGAGGCGGAGATCGTCCGGCTCCTCAACGACGGCGCCGACGACTACCTCACCAAGCCGTTCTCCGTGGAGCACCTGTCGGCCCGCATGGCCGCCGTGCTGCGCCGCGCCCGCACCACGGCGGGCGAGGCGCCGCCGAGCGACGTCCTCCAGGTCGGCGGCCTCAGCATCGACCCGCTGCGGCGCCAGGCCGAGCTGGACGGCGCGCGGCTCGACCTGACCCGGCGCGAGTTCGACCTGCTCGCCTTCCTCGCCGGGCGGCCCGGCGTCGTCGTACCGCGCAAGGAACTGCTCGCCGAGGTCTGGCAGCAGAGCTACGGCGACGACCAGACCATCGACGTACATCTGTCGTGGCTGCGCAGGAAACTGGGCGAAACGGCCGCCCGGCCGCGCTACCTGCACACGCTGCGCGGCGTCGGCGTGAAGCTGGAGCCGCCGATGCCGGAGCCGCAGCAGTGAGATGGGCCCTGGTCAAGGTGTGCCTGGCCGTCACCACGATGGTCGTGGTGGCCTTCGCGGTACCGCTCGGACTCGTCGTCAAGGAGATGGCGCGCGACCGTGCCATCTCCAACGCGGAACGGCACGGCGCGGGCATGGGCCCCACGCTCTCCATCACCACCGACCGCGAGGAGCTCACCCGGGCCGTCGCCTCGTCGGAGGCGGGCGGCGATGGACGGATGGCCGTGTACGTGCCGGCCGTCGGGGACGCCGAGGCCTTCGAGGTCGGCGACCCGCGGGCCGGGGCGCGCGCGGTCGAGGCCACCCGCAAGGAGGGCCGGGCCAGGACCACCGGGGTCCCCGGCGGCTTCGTGGTGC
The window above is part of the Streptomyces venezuelae genome. Proteins encoded here:
- a CDS encoding spermidine synthase, which gives rise to MARNKRAREVRGAVVEEVDGGLAELIPDRDRARAWTLLVDGAPQSHVDLDDPAYLDFEYQRRIGHIADLVAPPGKPVHALHLGGGAFTLARYVAATRPRSTQQIVERDTALVQLVRRELPLDPQTRIRVRGTDAREGLAKVADGWADLVIADVFSGARTPAHLTSTEFLADVRRVLKPGGYYAANLADGPPLAHLRGQLATAAALFPELALAADPAVLRGKRFGNAVLLASDRALPIAELTRRCAGDPHPGRVEHGRGLLDFSGGAAAVTDAAAVASPAPPPSVFR
- a CDS encoding histidine phosphatase family protein, which codes for MAPRILLARHGQTEWSLSGKHTGRTDIPLLEEGRRGAKLLGERLHRAPYDGLPDVEVRTSPLSRARETCEIAGFGDRATEWDALMEFDYGAYDGMTPADIQAVRPGWFIWRDGVPEGETLAQVSARADEVVEWARSTDRDVLVFAHGHILRVIGARWLGFGIEFAARIRLNPTSLSVLGWAYGEPAIEAWNETGHLA
- a CDS encoding phosphatase PAP2 family protein, translating into MPKTDVPGTTGITGHRLRWWTELPLIVLVYAAYSAGRLIVRGDVASAIDHGVGILKAEQFLRIDAESPLNRLFTANAWIGVPADFWYASLHYLVTPAVLIWLFRSRAVHYRAARAWLMISTMIGLIGFTLLPTCPPRLLDKGYGFVDTMAQYSNFGWWGGEASAPRGLGGMTNQYAAMPSLHVGWALWCGVMLWRCGRSPLTKVAAVAYPLITTIVVMGTANHYFLDALAGAAVMGVGLLLVRPVQRLTEPAMNRLRARFLRSPDTSSATESSIVGAGCQTSTGERIPRQRKQSAPQGAESSARPAEAGRPADVSGDGAPAPAH
- a CDS encoding response regulator transcription factor; translation: MASVLVVEDDQFVRSALIRHLTEASHTVRSVGTALEALREVAHFRFDVVILDLGLPDLDGSEALKMLRGITDVPVIIATARDDEAEIVRLLNDGADDYLTKPFSVEHLSARMAAVLRRARTTAGEAPPSDVLQVGGLSIDPLRRQAELDGARLDLTRREFDLLAFLAGRPGVVVPRKELLAEVWQQSYGDDQTIDVHLSWLRRKLGETAARPRYLHTLRGVGVKLEPPMPEPQQ
- a CDS encoding tetratricopeptide repeat protein, coding for MASSPMTSSTQSKRPNLAFRQLRGQRSPGEFAAAVRRAAREIGERVSCDARYVGRVEAGEIRCPNYAYERVFLHMFPGRTLADLGFAPRALVRGRGARTAPEPTQFPPPTTIQLYESHPSGSDPRACDPYAVQTHEESDVRRRAFMTGSTATAAAALGPIGLTLGDPAEAAARHGRRIGETEVHAVEEAVRRIRLLDDRHGADGLYRRAAAPLRTAYTLLDAGTTVRQSTSDRLHAGAGELAISVGWLAHDSGRFDDARSHYAEALATARVYGDAALEAHAFCNTAFLARDAGRPREAVRAAQAATRAARHLGSHRLSSLIALREAGGWAGLGDRAGCEQALSRAHGLYDRGAGDDDPEWMSFYGPAELAGLEAQCWSALGEWGRAAGHARLAASVASSQTPQFTRNIALYTAELADDLARSGCPDEAAEAGLRVLALLGEVQSSRIQSMLATTARLLLPHRSATRVGEFLEAHAGLSRAG